In Rhodanobacter denitrificans, the sequence CCGTCAGCTGCGGGCCGAACTCCAGCAGGCACAGCCGGACGCACCGCGGTTGCGTATCGCGGCGGTCAGCGTGTTCGGGCGCAACATCCTGGTGCCACATCTGCTGGCGCTCGCCGCTGGGGGCGTGCAAGTCGAGCTCAGTTTTCCTGTGGCCATCGACGTCTTTCATCGCCTGCTGGGAGGCGCGGTGAACCTGGGCTTCGTCCATTTCAAGCCGGTCATGGCCGGGCTTGCCTATCGGGTAGTCCATCGCGAGGAATACGTGATGATCCGCGCGCGGGGCCATGTCCGCTCGCGCACGCCGGCACCGTGGGACGAAAGTGCGTTCGTGACCTATGAGGAATGCGACTACCTCATCGCCCGCTGGTATCAGCGTTGCCTCGATCAGCCGCCGCCGCCTTATCGCAGCGTGGCGCACATGGAAGAGATAGAGGAGGTAGTACGCTGGGTC encodes:
- a CDS encoding LysR family transcriptional regulator, whose product is MDDRYLRVFHAICQAQTMSAAAMALHLSQSTLSYQLGQLEQSLGVALFERQGRRLVLTLAGRRMRDFCDRHFSEYRQLRAELQQAQPDAPRLRIAAVSVFGRNILVPHLLALAAGGVQVELSFPVAIDVFHRLLGGAVNLGFVHFKPVMAGLAYRVVHREEYVMIRARGHVRSRTPAPWDESAFVTYEECDYLIARWYQRCLDQPPPPYRSVAHMEEIEEVVRWVAAGHGVAIVPSSCLGPTHVKDIETRQTVRKCPNDVYAVWSASGKPDPHVTRLIRRVREATRAD